The genomic stretch AACTCAGGCGAATTCCATCTTGACAGGTTGCATGAATTCCCGTGCGTCTGCCCTGCGTGTTATGCAAATACACCGCAGGTTCTCATCAGGTTACCAAAAAAAGAACGCGCCGAGTTGCTATCGCAGCATAATTCAAATAAACTCGTCGAGGAAATGCGCACCATCCGTGAGCATATCAGGGCCGGGCATCTTCGCGAGTACATAGAGCGCCAATGCAGGGCACGCCCCTGGCTCACAGCGGCGCTCCGGCTTATTGATGCCGAGCAGGCATTCCTTGAAAAAAGTACACCGATTTTCCGGTCAGTTACGCTGTATGCCAATACTTCTGAATCGCTTAACAGAGTGGAGATACGAAGGTTTGCCCAAAGGATAATGGAGCGCTACAATGCGCCAGAACTTGATACTCTCGTCTTGCTGCCCTGCTCTGCGAAAAAACCATATTCAATATCCCTCAGCCATCAGAAATTCATAAATGCTTTAGGAAAATACCGAAAGTTCGTGCACGAGGTCATCCTCACCTCGCCCATGGGTGTGGTGCCCCGGGAACTTGAACTGATGTACCCGGCTGCACATTACGATACGCCAGTTACAGGGCACTGGGACCTTGAGGAGAGGGCGTGGGTGGGAAGCTGTCTGAAGTCGTATCTTCTGAAAAACAGATATAAGAACATAATCGCTCATGTCTATGGCGCATACAGGGAGATTTGCGAATCTGTGGAGAGAGAGCTGGGCATGGAATTTGCTTATACGGCAGATGAAGGGGTTACATCCAGTGTTTCTCTGGAAAAACTCAATGAGGCGGTTTCCAGTCTGGAGAATGCAAGAAAGCGCTCATCAGAGGAAACAAAGCTTGATCTGATTCGCGCCACAGCTGATTACCAGTTTGGGAAAGGAGCAGGAGTTATGCTTGTGGAAAATGCCGTTGTCAGAGCACCCTTTCCCAAATTCCAGTTATTCGCAGAAAAACAGCTGGCAACTTTGATCCCTCAATACGGCACTCTCGCCCTGACGGTGGAAGGTGGGCTAAGGCTGCGCGATCATCCCTATTACAGAGTGAAGATTGGTGATTTCGTGCCGCACAGCAGTATCCTCGCGCCCGGCGTACAGGATGCAGATCCTCATATCCGTCCCGGCGACGAAGTGATTGTGGAGGGTGAAAAAGTCTTCGGGGTTGGGCGAGCCTTGATGAGCGGCTGGGAGATGAAAGAGAGCGCAAGGGGGATCGCAGTTGAGCTTCGCCATGTAAAGCTCGTAAATAAGATGTTGTGAGGAATACACAGGTAACAAGGATTGGAAGAGCTGCAAATTTGCAGCTCAGAATAATCGTTTCTACTCCTTTACTTCGATCTTACCTTTCATAAGCTGTGGATGAATTCCGCAAACGTAGTCGAAAGTCCCGGCTTGGCTGAAAGTTTGATTGAAAGAATCCCCGGGATTAAGTATAGATGAAGCAAACGACTGATTGTTCTCAACCACAGAATGTGCTATCACATCATAATTGACCCATCTAACTGTGGTACCGGCTTTAACCTGCAGCGTAGCTGGCCTGAAGCTCATCGAGGAGATGAAAACCTCGTTCTGACCTGCTACAGGCAAGGCGCCATACTTTCCAGGGACAAAGAACAAGTCCTTCTGGAAGACATAATCTTTGTCGTGGGCAGCCAGGTGGCAGGCAGCGCATGCATAGGTATTCTGAGGCGGTACGAGGACGGTTTTATTCGGGCGGTATGCCGCATATTCCCATTCGTCATTGCGCACGTTTTGATATTCTGCGCCAAAGCCCAGTTCTTTACGCATCACAAGAACGCCCTGGAGTTGATCGCGTATATAGTGGCCGTCAGCATCTTTCTGTATATTGCCCGAAGCGTCCTGCTTGGTGCTATATGTCTCCATGGCCAGGATGCTGCCATAAGGAAATAGCTGGCCTGGTTTCAATAAGGAAGCATTGTCATTGGCGTAAACCACGAGCACCCGTTTATTATCTGGCCTGTCGAACACATAGAATAATTTAAAGTTTGTCTGATAGCCTTCAGGGAAACCCACGCGATCTATTCTAGGGGCGGGCACTGGTGTGGCTGGCGCTGGTGTTCCCGGCGGTGTTGTAGGGATCGGCTGCGTGCTCACACAACCTGAAACTACTAACAATAATACGATACTAATAGATGTTAAGATATATCCCATTCCTCGCTTAATCAAAATTAACCTCCGATAATATCATATTCAAGCTGATATTTAAAATATTCCAATAATTTTTCTATCAGGTCTCAAAATGCATTAAACTAGGCAGACTGAAATCAATATATAGTCTTGTCTCCAATGATATTGTAGGTTTCTGAAATGAGGCTCTCGTGTTCATCCCTGTTCCTCTGGGAATACAGTGTCTATGAAATAATGGAGATACTGCTGGAGGCCGGGATAAAAAGGGTCGAATTCTGGGCAGAGACCCCTGATTTCTGGGCAGTGAGGAACGATGGAACGTCCATCGTGATACTTGAAGAAGCGATATCCATGATGCCGGAAGGATGCACGCTCCATGCACCGATACTGGATTTGAACGCGGCGTCATATAATGACCTGGTGTACGAGGCCACGATAAAGGAAACATTGTGGTCGCTTGAGCTTGCCAGCAGGCTCGGGGCGAGGCTGGTCACGATCCATCCCGGCAAGAGGACCGTTCATCGCACTCCCACAAATGAAGACTGGGACAAGTTCTTGAAATACCTGGTGACAGCCGGGAAAAGGGCAGATTCACTTGATCTGGATCTTTCGCTGGAGAACAGCATGCCGGGCATATCGAGCATGTGTTCCACCCCCGACGAAATGAAAGAGGTTCTGGACGATTTTCCGGGGCTTTCTTTTACTCTGGATATAACCCATGCTTTCATCCAATCCTCCAATACCGCCCTATCCTTCATTGAAGAACTGGGCGATAGAATAATCAATGTGCATATAGGGGGGCCGCATGATGGAAAGCCGCATTACCCTTCCCACATGGTAAAAGGACTGGACAAGGTCCTGAGTGCGCTTCGAGATACGGGTTATAATGGAGACCTTACGATGGAGATCGATGATAAAGTATATTCAAAACCCCTTTCAAGGGAGGACAAGATAATGGAACTGATAAAAGAAAGGGAACATCTGGAATTGATTTTCGGAGGGTAGAATCTCTGCAGGAATCATAATGAATTATCGTGATTAAATAGATAAATATATATCCTTTTAAATGCAAAGTTATCCATGAAGATCCGGCAAAATTGTGGCTCATTCAGGATGCTGTTTATTTTGGCCTCCTTGAAATGCCCGGGTCTTCTTAATCAACAGAGCAGCGAAAGTTCTTTTGTATTTCAAAATTATTTACCTTCGAATGTCTGATCCAGAATCCAAAAAGAGAATAATCCTCCATGCGGATATGAACTATTTCTTTGCCCAGTGCGAGGAAAGGGAACACCCTGAGATTAAAGGCAGGCCTGTGGTGGTATGCGTATATTCGGGGCGAGGAGGGGACAGCGGCGCTGTGAGCACGAGCAACTACGAAGCCCGAAAATTAGGGATAAAAGCCGGGATTCCAATCAGCCGCGCAAAAAAA from Candidatus Methanoperedens sp. encodes the following:
- a CDS encoding sugar phosphate isomerase/epimerase — its product is MRLSCSSLFLWEYSVYEIMEILLEAGIKRVEFWAETPDFWAVRNDGTSIVILEEAISMMPEGCTLHAPILDLNAASYNDLVYEATIKETLWSLELASRLGARLVTIHPGKRTVHRTPTNEDWDKFLKYLVTAGKRADSLDLDLSLENSMPGISSMCSTPDEMKEVLDDFPGLSFTLDITHAFIQSSNTALSFIEELGDRIINVHIGGPHDGKPHYPSHMVKGLDKVLSALRDTGYNGDLTMEIDDKVYSKPLSREDKIMELIKEREHLELIFGG
- the arcS gene encoding archaeosine synthase subunit alpha — protein: MTKIFEITHRDTAARIGKLFLERELSTPAIIDPGKADSPIFDSGSLWNKTAPIEPDAKKIIIIPHKSVPLHTREEIVRELQNSGAPHFTHQSIVIHPSATEYPISDLYALGAAKQLENRPRELVETIIRLKENTRADSLLYAPALATPENLSMLVYLGVDLVDGTLPIIKAYQDIYLTNSGEFHLDRLHEFPCVCPACYANTPQVLIRLPKKERAELLSQHNSNKLVEEMRTIREHIRAGHLREYIERQCRARPWLTAALRLIDAEQAFLEKSTPIFRSVTLYANTSESLNRVEIRRFAQRIMERYNAPELDTLVLLPCSAKKPYSISLSHQKFINALGKYRKFVHEVILTSPMGVVPRELELMYPAAHYDTPVTGHWDLEERAWVGSCLKSYLLKNRYKNIIAHVYGAYREICESVERELGMEFAYTADEGVTSSVSLEKLNEAVSSLENARKRSSEETKLDLIRATADYQFGKGAGVMLVENAVVRAPFPKFQLFAEKQLATLIPQYGTLALTVEGGLRLRDHPYYRVKIGDFVPHSSILAPGVQDADPHIRPGDEVIVEGEKVFGVGRALMSGWEMKESARGIAVELRHVKLVNKML
- a CDS encoding cytochrome P460 family protein, with product MIKRGMGYILTSISIVLLLVVSGCVSTQPIPTTPPGTPAPATPVPAPRIDRVGFPEGYQTNFKLFYVFDRPDNKRVLVVYANDNASLLKPGQLFPYGSILAMETYSTKQDASGNIQKDADGHYIRDQLQGVLVMRKELGFGAEYQNVRNDEWEYAAYRPNKTVLVPPQNTYACAACHLAAHDKDYVFQKDLFFVPGKYGALPVAGQNEVFISSMSFRPATLQVKAGTTVRWVNYDVIAHSVVENNQSFASSILNPGDSFNQTFSQAGTFDYVCGIHPQLMKGKIEVKE